One part of the Pseudopipra pipra isolate bDixPip1 chromosome 3, bDixPip1.hap1, whole genome shotgun sequence genome encodes these proteins:
- the LOC135412461 gene encoding proline-rich proteoglycan 2-like → MVVLRLTVGLDDLEGLLQPCYDSVISTSSSALPLRSHHNEALRQRRRAPRRRPRGPPPPPSARPRGRPDGRARRHKMSPSPQAGPGPGPPGTPAGPDPPSRRRGQRGGRRAEALRGRPGAAGSRLPEAGAGRRRSGSGRHVAGPLEGRPATAEGEEGVGAACPPPLRAPSVLESPRRFTT, encoded by the coding sequence ATGGTGGTGCTGCGTTTgacagttggactggatgaccttgAAGGCCTCCTTCAACCTTGCTACGACTCCGTGATTTCCACCAGCAGCTCAGCGTTACCCCTGCGGAGCCACCACAACGAAGCCCTCAGGCAGAGGAGGCGGGCGCCACGACGGCGACCCCGCGGGCCGCCCCCTCCGCCCTCGGCCCGACCCAGGGGCCGCCCCGACGGCCGCGCCAGGCGCCACAAGATGTCGCCCTCCCCTCAGGCagggccgggcccggggccgccggggACCCCCGCGGGGCCGGACCCGCCATCGCGCcggcggggacagcggggaggGCGGCGGGCGGAGGCTCTGCGGGGCcgcccgggagctgccgggtCCCGCCTGCCGGAGGCTGGAGCGGGAAGGCGCCGCTCGGGCAGCGGCCGCCATGTCGCGGGGCCGCTCGAGGGCCGCCCGGCCACGGccgagggggaggagggggtcGGGGCCGCTTGTCCTCCTCCCCTCAGGGCTCCCTCTGTCCTGGAGTCCCCGCGCAGATTCACGACCTag